In the Sandaracinus amylolyticus genome, GCCGACCGCACGCTCCGCATCGAGATGCCGCGCGCGACGATCGACGCGCCCTAGAGCGGCGCTTCGGGCGCGGGCGACATCAGCACCGCGACGACGAGCGCGAGAAAGAGCGCGAGCAGCACGCCGGCCGCGATGCCGAGCGGACGGAAGCCGCGCGCTCCGAGCTTGTCCGCGAGCGCCATCCCGCCGAACGCGCCGAGCAGGAACGCGACGAAGGTCGTGGGCACCGTCGGATATCCCTCGCCCACCGCGAGGAACCCGAGGTAGTTGAGCAGCAGCCCGAGCGCGCCGCCCGCGATCCAGCCGAAGACGGTCGTCAGCCGCTTGCGCCGATCGTCCCCATCGTTCGCCGACATCGCGCCGACCCTAGCGCGCGCCGCGGCGCACGTCATGGATGCGCGCGCCCGTTTCGTGGGACGCGTTCTCTCACCCGGGGCGCGATGCACCACGTTCGTGCTTGCCACCAGAACGCGACGGGACCAGAAAGCGGGCTCCGATCTACCGTCGTCCAGCGTTTTTCCCCTCAGGGAGGTGATTCGATGACCGTTCGCGTGCAGAAGCCGGCGCCCGACTTCCAGGCAGAGGGCGTTCGCGGCCTCGAGTTCGTCGACGTGAAGCTCTCGGACTACAAGGCGGGCGGCAAGCTCGGCGGCAAGGACGGCAAGTACGTCGTCCTCTACTTCTACCCGCTCGACTTCACCTTCGTGTGCCCCACCGAGATCATCTCGTTCGACGAGAAGCTCGAGGAGTACAAGAAGCGCAACGCCGAGGTCATCGGCGTGTCGGTGGACTCGAAGTTCTCGCACCTCGCGTGGCAGAAGGTTCCGCGCGCGCAGGGCGGCCTCGGCAACGTCCGCTACACGCTGGTCGCGGACATCACGAAGTCGATCGCGCGCGACTACGGCGTGCTCGTCGAGGACGGCGGCGACGCCGGCGTGGCGCTCCGCGGCACGTTCGTGATCGACAAGCAGGGCAACGTCCGCCATGTGACGATCAACGACCTCCCGCTCGGCCGCAACATCGACGAGCCGCTGCGCCTGATCGACGCGATCGAGTTCAACGAGAAGCACGGCGAGGTCTGCCCGGCGAACTGGCAGGC is a window encoding:
- a CDS encoding peroxiredoxin; this encodes MTVRVQKPAPDFQAEGVRGLEFVDVKLSDYKAGGKLGGKDGKYVVLYFYPLDFTFVCPTEIISFDEKLEEYKKRNAEVIGVSVDSKFSHLAWQKVPRAQGGLGNVRYTLVADITKSIARDYGVLVEDGGDAGVALRGTFVIDKQGNVRHVTINDLPLGRNIDEPLRLIDAIEFNEKHGEVCPANWQAGQEGMKADPTGSQEYFKKHG